In Etheostoma spectabile isolate EspeVRDwgs_2016 chromosome 20, UIUC_Espe_1.0, whole genome shotgun sequence, the following are encoded in one genomic region:
- the LOC116670529 gene encoding retinol dehydrogenase 14: MMNGKTVIVTGANSGIGKATAAGIVKLQGRVIMACRDLRRAEEAVLDILQETGSDRSQLIVKQLDLASVTSVHTFCRDIIKEEPRLDVLINNAGIYQCPHTHTEDGFEMQFGVNHLGHFLLTHLLLDLLKQSTPSRIVVVSSKLYKHGHINFEDLNSEQSYDKAFAYSRSKLANLLFTRELARRLEGIGVAVNALTPGIVRTNLGRHVHVPVLAKPLFNLLSRGLFKSPEEGAQTSVYLACSPDVEGVQGKCFADCKPQVLLDKATDQEVASKLWDMSEIMVGITT, encoded by the exons ATGATGAACGGAAAGACAGTAATAGTGACCGGTGCTAACAGCGGGATAGGGAAAGCCACAGCAGCGGGCATTGTGAAGCTCCAGGGCCGTGTGATAATGGCCTGCCGGGACCTCCGCAGGGCTGAGGAAGCAGTCCTGGACATCCTTCAGGAGACTGGTTCAGACAGGTCCCAGCTAATCGTCAAACAGCTGGACCTTGCCTCAGTTACATCTGTACACACGTTCTGTCGAGACATAATAAAG GAGGAACCCCGGTTAGACGTGCTGATCAACAACGCTGGCATCTACCAGTGTCCCCACACCCACACCGAGGACGGCTTTGAGATGCAGTTCGGGGTCAACCACCTGGGCCATTTCCTGCTCACCCACCTGCTGCTGGACCTCCTGAAACAATCCACTCCCAGTCGCATCGTTGTGGTCTCCTCCAAACTCTACAAGCACGGCCACATTAACTTTGAGGACTTGAACAGTGAGCAGAGCTATGACAAGGCCTTCGCCTACAGTCGCAGCAAGCTAGCCAACCTGCTGTTCACCCGCGAGCTGGCCCGCCGGCTGGAGGGCATCGGAGTGGCTGTGAATGCTCTGACTCCGGGCATAGTGAGGACTAATCTGGGCAGGCACGTCCACGTCCCAGTGTTAGCCAAGCCCCTGTTCAACCTGCTGTCCCGGGGTTTGTTTAAGAGCCCCGAAGAAGGCGCTCAGACCTCAGTCTATTTGGCCTGCAGCCCAGATGTGGAAGGCGTGCAGGGCAAGTGCTTTGCAGATTGCAAGCCTCAGGTTCTGCTGGACAAGGCCACAGACCAGGAGGTGGCCAGTAAACTGTGGGACATGAGTGAAATCATGGTGGGCATAACCACGTGA
- the zgc:123321 gene encoding protein YIPF7, whose product MGDFQQFEQDFYQTGYYIDDQGHTVAYCDGYDSTDPAYYDTGAQALVAGALDPSMEQQYTGQFFQPAMPSGTVGGTGIDSPEEEPPLLEELGINFDHIWQKTLTVLNPFKPADGSIMNETDLTGPILFCVALGVTLMMAGKVHFGYVYGISAAACIGMYILLSLMSSLAVSYGCVASVLGYCLLPMVALSAFAVFHSLQGILGTLLAMLGICWCSLSASKIFISTLAMDGQQLLVAYPCALLYGLFALLTVF is encoded by the exons ATGGGGGACTTCCAGCAGTTTGAGCAGGACTTCTACCAGACAGGATATTACATCGATGACCAGGGCCACACCGTGGCTTACTGCGATGGCTACGATTCCACAGACCCGGCCTATTACGACAC TGGAGCACAGGCGTTAGTGGCGGGGGCTCTGGATCCTTCCATGGAGCAGCAGTACACTGGACAGTTCTTCCAACCTGCAATGCCTTCTGGGACCGTGGGAGGCACAGGAATAGATTCTCCTGAAGAGGAACCGCCACTCCTTGAGG aacttgGCATCAATTTTGATCACATCTGGCAGAAGACTCTGACAGTGTTGAACCCCTTTAAGCCAGCAGATGGCAGCATTATGAATGAGACGGATCTGACCGGTCCGATCCTCTTCTGCGTTGCACTGGGGGTCACTTTAATGATG GCAGGTAAAGTCCACTTTGGTTACGTGTACGGGATCAGCGCTGCGGCCTGCATCGGGATGTACATCCTGCTGAGTCTCATGAGTTCCCTGGCTGTGTCTTATGGCTGTGTGGCCAGTGTCCTGGGCTACTGCCTCCTGCCCATGGTGGCCCTCTCTGCATTTGCTGTCTTCCACTCGTTGCA AGGCATCCTGGGTACACTTCTGGCAATGTTAGGAATTTGTTGGTGCAGTCTCTCTGCCTCCAAGATCTTCATCTCCACCCTGGCGATGGATGGCCAGCAGCTGTTGGTGGCTTACCCATGTGCCCTGCTCTATGGGCTCTTTGCTCTGCTCACTGTTTTCTAA
- the lamtor3 gene encoding ragulator complex protein LAMTOR3, with translation MADDLKRYLYKQLQSVEGLHAIVVTDRDGVPVIKVANDNAPVHALRPGFLSTFALATDQGSKLGLSKNKSIICYYNTYQIVQFNRLPLVISFIASSNANTGLIMSLEKELAPLIEELRQVVEVT, from the exons ATGGCTGAT GATTTGAAGAGATATCTGTACAAACAGTTGCAAAG TGTTGAAGGCCTTCATGCTATTGTAGTGACGGACAGGGACGGTGTCCCAGTTATCAAAG TTGCCAATGACAACGCCCCAGTCCACGCTCTGAGACCTGGCTTCCTGTCCACTTTTGCTCTGGCCACAGATCAGGGCAGCAAGCTGGGCCTCTCCAAGAACAAGAGCATCATCTGCTACTACAACACCTACCAG ATTGTGCAGTTCAATCGCTTACCACTGGTCATCAGTTTCATTGCCAGTAGCAACGCCAACACAg GTCTTATCATGAGTCTGGAAAAGGAGTTGGCTCCACTAATAGAGGAGCTGAGGCAGGTAGTGGAGGTGACATAA